Proteins encoded in a region of the Anopheles ziemanni chromosome 2, idAnoZiCoDA_A2_x.2, whole genome shotgun sequence genome:
- the LOC131281079 gene encoding mediator of RNA polymerase II transcription subunit 8, with translation MQREEKQLDMLLEAVLNRLNDLKHSIGVMIHRLETEYETINWPTFLDNFALISSHLTGLMKILSTEIGTPLRNLTVLPLMLTPERDEALLQLTEGRVPIFSHDLAPDYLRTKPDPGAESRQAAHEAKANNLTVEASMKQVAQYNKVISHVWDIISKAKEDWENESSTRPGIQQTSSMADTQALVAAVGLGNGLTNPGGNAGGAGVMIPPAIRQGSPMSAVSPSGGAPMGKMPSGIKTNIKSANQVHPYR, from the exons ATGCagcgcgaagaaaaacaacttgaTATGCTCTTGGAAGCAGTCTTGAATAGACTAAATGACTTGAAGCATTCCATCGGAGTGATGATACACAGACTGGAAACAGAATATGAAACCATCAACTGGCCCACTTTCCTCGATAATTTTGCCCTGATATCTAGCCAT CTCACTGGTCTGATGAAGATTTTGAGCACTGAAATAGGAACACCTCTGCGGAATTTGACCGTACTGCCGTTAATGCTTACGCCGGAAAGGGATGAAGCTTTATTGCAGTTAACCGAGGGTCGAGTGCCGATATTTTCCCACGATCTTGCACCTGACTACTTACGAACCAAACCAGATCCGGGAGCCGAAAGTAGGCAAGCAGCGCATGAAGCGAAAGCTAACAATCTAACCGTTGAGGCTAGCATGAAACAGGTGGCCCAGTACAACAAGGTGATATCGCATGTCTGGGACATAATCAGCAAGGCAAAGGAGGACTGGGAGAATGAATCATCAACCCGGCCGGGGATACAGCAAACTAGCTCGATGGCCGATACACAGGCGCTAGTGGCTGCTGTGGGTCTTGGCAACGGGTTAACCAACCCCGGTGGCAATGCGGGAGGTGCGGGAGTTATGATACCACCGGCCATTCGCCAGGGCTCTCCAATGAGTGCTGTATCCCCGTCCGGTGGTGCACCGATGGGCAAAATGCCGTCGGGTATTAAAACTAATATTAAGTCCGCCAATCAGGTACATCCCTACcgctaa
- the LOC131281778 gene encoding guanine nucleotide-binding protein subunit beta-1-like, with protein MNEMEALRQEAETLKNAIRDARKAACDTSLVQATNNLEPIGRIQMRTRRTLRGHLAKIYAMHWGSDSRNLVSASQDGKLIVWDSHTTNKVHAIPLRSSWVMTCAYAPSGNFVACGGLDNICSIYNLKTREGNVRVSRELPGHTGYLSCCRFLDDNQIVTSSGDMSCGLWDIETGQQCTSFLGHTGDVMALSLSPQFRVFVSGACDASAKLWDIREGQCKQTFPGHESDINAVTFFPNGHAFATGSDDATCRLFDIRADQELAMYSHDNIICGITSVAFSKSGRLLLAGYDDFNCNVWDTLKAERAGILAGHDNRVSCLGVTENGMAVATGSWDSFLRVWN; from the coding sequence ATGAATGAGATGGAAGCGCTACGGCAGGAGGCGGAAACGCTGAAGAACGCCATCCGCGATGCGAGGAAGGCGGCCTGCGACACGTCGCTCGTGCAGGCGACGAACAATCTCGAACCGATCGGGCGAATACAAATGCGCACACGGCGCACCCTGCGCGGCCATCTGGCAAAGATCTACGCCATGCACTGGGGCAGCGACTCGCGCAACCTGGTGTCGGCCTCGCAGGACGGCAAGCTGATCGTATGGGACTCGCACACCACGAACAAGGTGCACGCGATCCCGCTGCGCTCGTCCTGGGTGATGACGTGCGCGTACGCCCCGTCCGGGAACTTCGTGGCGTGCGGTGGCCTGGACAACATCTGCTCGATCTACAACCTGAAGACGCGCGAGGGCAACGTGCGCGTGTCGCGGGAGCTCCCGGGTCACACGGGTTACTTGTCGTGCTGTCGCTTCCTGGACGACAATCAGATCGTGACCAGCTCGGGAGACATGTCCTGCGGGCTGTGGGACATCGAGACGGGCCAGCAGTGCACCTCGTTCCTCGGCCATACCGGCGACGTGATGGCCCTGTCGCTGTCGCCGCAGTTCCGCGTGTTCGTGTCGGGGGCGTGCGACGCCTCGGCGAAGCTGTGGGACATCCGCGAGGGTCAGTGCAAGCAGACATTCCCGGGGCACGAGAGCGACATCAACGCGGTCACCTTCTTCCCGAACGGGCACGCGTTCGCGACCGGCTCGGACGACGCCACCTGCCGGCTGTTCGACATCCGCGCCGACCAGGAGCTGGCGATGTACTCGCACGACAACATCATCTGCGGCATCACGTCCGTCGCGTTCTCCAAATCCGGCCGGCTGCTGCTCGCCGGCTACGACGACTTCAACTGCAACGTCTGGGACACACTGAAGGCGGAGCGGGCGGGCATTCTGGCAGGGCACGATAATCGTGTCTCGTGCTTAGGAGTCACCGAGAACGGTATGGCCGTGGCGACAGGGTCTTGGGACTCGTTCCTGCGGGTATGGAATTAA
- the LOC131282893 gene encoding mediator of RNA polymerase II transcription subunit 24, giving the protein MIMDNSKTTSKTTLLKLMLLRAWKERWTDCQWGINVKTVLTRGVSGDVYNLADAIIQQAVVGSGANKLFLSYLKHSLCAHLISHAAVLNRIGKYEHFDKHHCLIALLDFLQSIIEGVTCRSKQEEALLTKAIISLVHWLLQIYESVLKTYAESRVLSCEEEEVVQKVAIVLERIAESPFLLGVISISKCEDLELFMTLQKRFNGINNLTLTTGYVAQVGNANQKNVTVTDYMQKLVQLEVDILEMKLFDGGKVEPITYSMQPLIAIEVLLNPMCDTAMYVAQFINLKRLKGYSYARLYCEIMRGCFISLNNVEGTSKESLLCAFAFIKVPHILRQIHAKVNGKEQKDEVTNATYSVEIVEAFEMLLQDSPVLDYMDMKCACNVVECLLKEMAKHNLVTETHVKHFVALREPVTLGLQKLEAANTQLTLMVKFVFRVESPLAGMLKALSADYSKVQDALLAMLCQVLTGNSLDLVLSVASVEGKFKAFIAGLLKCNDYAKQATSVEMGKASATRGALFDVTFMILACIAQSYGSDVILAEGGNSFFEKWVRDFMVEKKKTKCPMNMVKQADPMVLEELIMALNNSEGGGGLKASNLRWEDVCFTIPALLHQVLMAWVNETLSPVEIKKMLDGLKTYFCSFAVCASSWLCAYMHAAGPDEQLKPMNMVQQLCSAPSGPQAEEWQQQDYCKERFGLMGQLIRRMQQEFQRSPQVNPKLRALFPNQLHMVSHLPVEEQFEEAWKAIAERGWLPIETIFLLDTLLQSCGPVWLMEKLIAKLFVCKYIRDLNKTMDIVFAIMHLDIERCTIALLSQIVPKMMLNSKQTPEIVDPQSRVLAKLCVYAIIVTMEVSLTASKKRTRGAATGLDAEDPLDSLCSSAKIRKLDIDGMGVGCEGSGGMGTDFGLDSSLEPVAGFTETVTPVAPSLKEPLQGCLQTLFRTFTQYISTDELSPKVYFVFQFLSQLVESGREQVMTVLKLVPNGLVQNLLKINATDEMTVGFILRLYDLSTGSGRQFAMSDICLLRNIQMRKDSIKL; this is encoded by the exons ATGATAATGGATAATTCAAAAACCACCAGCAAAACAACTCTTCTCAAGCTGATGTTGCTGCGAGCATGGAAAGAGCGCTGGACCGACTGCCAGTGGGGAATAAATGTAAAAACG GTTCTCACACGCGGCGTCAGCGGTGATGTGTACAATTTAGCGGATGCAATTATTCAGCAGGCTGTAGTAGGTTCTGGCGCCAATAAG CTTTTCCTCTCGTACTTAAAACATTCCCTGTGCGCGCATTTGATTTCACACGCAGCCGTTCTGAACCGGATCGGCAAGTATGAACATTTCGACAAACACCACTGCCTGATAGCTTTGCTCGATTTTCTGCAGTCCATCATTGAGGGTGTAACCTGCCGAAGCAAGCAAGAAGAAGCGCTTCTGACCAAGGCGATCATATCGCTTGTACATTGGTTACTGCAGATCTACGAGAGCGTACTCAAAACGTACGCCGAGAGTCGTGTTCTGTCCTGCGAGGAAGAGGAAGTGGTGCAGAAGGTGGCGATTGTGTTAGAACGCATCGCCGAGAGCCCTTTCCTGCTCGGCGTAATCTCGATATCAAAGTGCGAAGACCTGGAACTGTTCATGACGCTGCAGAAACGGTTCAACGGAATTAATAATCTTACCCTGACGACCGGCTACGTGGCGCAGGTAGGCAACGCGAACCAAAAGAACGTCACCGTTACCGATTACATGCAAAAGCTGGTTCAACTGGAGGTAGACATATTGGAGATGAAGCTGTTCGATGGAGGCAAAGTGGAACCGATCACGTACAGCATGCAACCGTTGATCGCCATTGAGGTACTGCTGAATCCTATGTGCGACACGGCCATGTACGTGGCGCAATTTATCAACCTGAAGCGCCTCAAGGGCTACTCGTACGCGCGCCTTTACTGCGAGATCATGCgtggttgttttatttcgctgAACAACGTGGAAGGAACTTCAAAGGAATCGTTGTTGTGTGCCTTTGCGTTCATCAAAGTACCGCACATTTTGCGCCAGATTCATGCGAAAGTGAACGGCAAGGAGCAGAAGGATGAGGTGACCAATGCGACATACAGCGTGGAGATAGTCGAGGCGTTCGAGATGCTGTTGCAGGATTCGCCCGTGCTTGATTACATGGACATGAAGTGTGCCTGCAACGTCGTCGAGTGTCTACTGAAGGAAATGGCGAAGCATAATCTCGTTACGGAGACACACGTAAAACACTTTGTAGCCCTCCGAGAGCCGGTGACGCTTGGTTTGCAGAAACTGGAAGCGGCCAACACTCAACTTACACTGATGGTGAAGTTTGTATTCCGCGTGGAGTCCCCTTTGGCGGGAATGTTGAAAGCACTCAGTGCGGATTACAGTAAGGTACAAGATGCGTTGCTCGCCATGCTGTGCCAGGTGTTAACCGGAAACAGCCTTGACCTGGTGCTTTCCGTGGCATCAGTGGAAGGAAAGTTCAAGGCGTTCATCGCGGGACTGCTCAAGTGCAACGATTACGCCAAACAAGCAACCAGCGTTGAGATGGGCAAAGCGAGTGCGACCCGTGGTGCGCTGTTCGACGTGACCTTCATGATACTGGCCTGTATTGCCCAGAGCTACGGGTCGGACGTAATACTGGCGGAGGGTGGCAACAGTTTCTTTGAGAAGTGGGTGCGCGATTTTAtggtggaaaagaagaaaaccaaatgCCCTATGAACATGGTCAAGCAGGCagatccgatggttctggAAGAGCTGATTATGGCACTCAACAACTCGGAAGGCGGTGGTGGCTTAAAAGCATCCAATCTGCGCTGGGAAGACGTGTGCTTCACAATTCCCGCCTTACTCCACCAGGTACTAATGGCGTGGGTAAACGAAACCCTCTCGCCGGTGGAAATCAAAAAGATGCTCGATGGGCTGAAGACGTACTTCTGCTCGTTTGCCGTGTGCGCCTCGTCGTGGCTGTGCGCTTATATGCACGCCGCAGGACCCGACGAACAGTTGAAACCGATGAACATGGTTCAGCAGCTATGCAGTGCTCCATCCGGACCGCAGGCCGAAGAGTGGCAGCAGCAGGACTACTGCAAGGAGCGATTCGGACTAATGGGACAGCTCATCCGCCGAATGCAGCAAGAGTTCCAAAGATCGCCCCAGGTCAATCCGAAGCTACGTGCCCTGTTCCCGAACCAATTGCATATGGTGTCCCACCTGCCGGTAGAGGAACAGTTCGAGGAAGCGTGGAAAGCGATCGCTGAGCGGGGTTGGTTGCCGATCGAGACCATCTTCCTGCTCGATACTCTGCTGCAGTCCTGTGGACCGGTCTGGTTGATGGAAAAGCTCATCGCCAAGCTTTTCGTGTGCAAGTACATACGTGATCTGAACAAAACGATGGACATCGTTTTTGCAATCATGCACCTGGACATCGAGCGATGCACCATAGCTCTCTTGTCACAGATCGTTCCGAAGATGATGCTTAACAGCAAGCA AACACCCGAGATTGTCGATCCACAGTCGCGCGTTCTGGCTAAACTGTGTGTCTATGCGATCATCGTCACCATGGAAGTATCTCTAACGGCGTCGAAGAAACGCACCCGAGGAGCCGCAACCGGCCTGGACGCAGAAGACCCGCTCGATTCGCTCTGTTCCAGCGCGAAGATCCGTAAACTCGATATCGACGGTATGGGCGTGGGATGCGAGGGAAGCGGTGGTATGGGGACTGATTTTGGACTGGACAGTTCCCTCGAACCGGTGGCTGGGTTTACCGAGACAGTAACTCCAGTAGCTCCCAGCTTGAAGGAACCGCTGCAGGGTTGCTTGCAGACACTGTTCCGCACCTTCACGCAGTACATCTCGACAGACGAGCTGTCTCCAAAGGTGTACTTTGTGTTCCAGTTTCTGTCCCAGCTGGTCGAGAGTGGGCGCGAGCAAGTCATGACCGTGCTGAAACTCGTCCCGAATGGGTTGGTGCAGAACCTGTTGAAAATCAATGCGACCGACGAGATGACCGTGGGTTTCATTTTAAG aCTATACGATCTCAGCACTGGTAGTGGTCGTCAGTTTGCGATGTCGGACATTTGCCTCCTACGGAATATTCAAATGCGTAAGGACAGTATTAAGTTGTAA
- the LOC131294170 gene encoding uncharacterized protein LOC131294170, with protein sequence MVTISAHSILLGLICCCGVVFPSATGLENLLTSFEIRHGYVYPTSVTVAEGEVMHLRLLVPMQNGDRCLYREPGSSVDIDVHASNDDDRNVARRKRRNVNGEPELLRILENECGIRVNPVHQSDAGFWRLTLVRGTDRIRGVSMVDVIERPSVPEVGVGGGASVSSLDEISPERTEYCYVLRQGGASERQVQHEVPMHERCKLPLSSTDPTGAGVWNVIAGVRGQMREMTYGIQIENKDEQIITTLHREPDYHVLSCYLRYTQLMLKFCRFVRLSDGFGLNVIPGIATSRYGYVGDGFERNECGLEILEPDGLDRGVWKCLLGYGDETITKVSGAIVDNSDTALPLAIIDLDATVTAQNESSVSLQCNANKPIDYCWFRGPHGQFYSLSEGLSEERGAGHYWYSGISLAMGECGIGLGTISDHEHAGRWHCYVGNGHVSALEVSAGFTVRVSPSQMIATADTVDSVLDFPALIGCDSIPRGTPLQYCRFVTPSGEAFSLNENVTSDRPVLERFYSNPNHNLARGSCSLVIASVRQEDFGQWVCAGKIDGHATEHIAQLMLHNRDEVPEPPEEPAPASEPLSAASITGMAIGAVAVLGGAVGLGYWQYRKRLQRQVSAVNTEIEMSRRESRARISVVSSDSGSSTNSNIGRPVTQSSL encoded by the exons ATGGTGACAATCAGTGCACACTCGATCCTGCTCGGATTGATATGCTGTTGTGGCGTGGTTTTTCCATCGGCTACCGGGTTGGAAAATCTGCTGACCAGTTTCGAAATCCGCCATGGGTACGTCTACCCGACCAGTGTGACCGTGGCGGAGGGTGAAGTGATGCACCTGCGTTTACTCGtgccgatgcaaaatggtgaccGTTGCCTTTACCGCGAGCCCGGCTCATCCGTTGACATTGACGTGCACGCCAGCAACGACGATGATAGGAATGTGGCGCGCCGTAAACGCCGCAACGTTAACGGCGAACCGGAGCTGCTGCGTATCCTCGAGAACGAGTGTGGCATACGAGTTAATCCGGTGCACCAGAGCGATGCCGGATTCTGGCGTCTGACGTTAGTCCGTGGGACGGACCGCATACGGGGCGTTTCGATGGTGGATGTGATCGAGCGTCCGTCGGTGCCGGAGGTGGGCGTCGGCGGTGGTGCCAGTGTGAGTTCGCTCGATGAAATCAGCCCCGAGCGCACGGAATATTGTTATGTGCTGCGCCAGGGTGGAGCTAGCGAGAGACAAGTGCAACATGAGGTTCCGATGCACGAACGGTGCAAGCTGCCGTTGAGTTCTACTGATCCAACCGGTGCCGGTGTGTGGAACGTCATCGCCGGGGTACGGGGACAAATGCGCGAGATGACTTACGGGATACAGATCGAGAACAAAG ATGAGCAAATCATTACGACATTGCACAGAGAACCCGATTACCACGTGCTGTCTTGCTACCTACGCTACACACAGCTTATGCTCAAATTCTGCCGCTTCGTACGGCTGTCGGACGGGTTTGGACTGAACGTCATCCCAGGCATCGCCACGTCCCGGTACGGCTACGTCGGGGATGGCTTCGAGCGCAACGAGTGTGGGTTGGAAATCCTCGAACCGGACGGTCTCGACAGGGGCGTATGGAAGTGTCTCCTCGGCTACGGCGATGAAACGATTACGAAAGTGTCCGGTGCGATCGTGGACAACTCCGACACGGCACTACCGTTGGCCATCATTGACCTGGACGCGACGGTCACGGCCCAGAACGAGTCGAGCGTTAGTCTGCAGTGCAACGCGAACAAACCAATCGACTACTGCTGGTTCCGGGGACCGCATGGACAGTTCTACTCGCTCTCAGAGGGACTCTCGGAGGAGCGCGGTGCGGGTCACTACTGGTACAGCGGCATTTCGCTCGCAATGGGTGAATGTGGCATCGGGTTGGGCACAATAAGCGACCACGAACATGCCGGCCGGTGGCACTGCTACGTCGGCAATGGGCACGTTTCGGCGCTGGAAGTGTCGGCCGGGTTTACCGTTCGCGTATCGCCCTCGCAGATGATCGCCACGGCCGACACGGTCGACTCCGTGCTGGACTTTCCCGCACTGATCGGGTGTGACTCCATTCCGCGTGGTACACCCCTACAATACTGTCGCTTCGTTACGCCCTCCGGGGAAGCATTCAGCTTGAACGAAAACGTCACCTCCGATCGGCCCGTTCTCGAGCGGTTCTACTCGAACCCGAACCATAATCTCGCTCGTGGCAGCTGTTCGCTCGTGATCGCCTCGGTGCGCCAGGAAGACTTCGGGCAGTGGGTGTGTGCAGGCAAAATCGATGGACACGCGACGGAACACATCGCCCAGCTGATGCTGCACAATCGGGACGAGGTGCCCGAACCGCCGGAAGAACCGGCACCGGCGAGTGAGCCACTTTCAGCCGCATCAATCACTGGAATGGCGATCGGAGCAGTGGCGGTGCTCGGTGGGGCCGTTGGACTCGGCTACTGGCAGTACCGCAAACGACTCCAGCGACAGGTCAGTGCCGTTAATACAGAGATAGAAATGAGTCGACGCGAATCGAGGGCTAGGATCAGTGTGGTAAGCAGCGACAGTGGAAGTagcaccaacagcaacatCGGCCGTCCTGTTACGCAATCATCGCTTTGA
- the LOC131283079 gene encoding WD repeat domain phosphoinositide-interacting protein 2, with protein MSLLARTDIDAGGFFVNFNQDCSSLAVGSKNGYSLFSLNSVDSNLDQIYTSYGEDICLVERLFSSSLVAVVSLNAPRKLKVCHFKKGTEICNYSYSNTILAVKLNRSRLVVCLEESLYIHNIRDMKVVHTIRDTPPNKTGLCALASDSDHCYLAYPGSATVGEVQIFDAVNLHAKIMIPAHDSPLAAIAFSQVGTEIATASEKGTVIRVFSVSDGTKLFEFRRGVKRCVSIASLAFSTCSKYLCCSSNTETVHVFKLERSTPETSDDQGAKDHWYGYISKAVSSYLPMALPSQVTDVFTQGRAFASALLPVAGLRHSCVITTIQKALRMLVASQDGYFYVYQLPTEGGECQLIKKHDLRNIEPPPNPPRAESVPIGVPTVVPSGGTSYAATVRGTSGSSAGSGGAGSVDDDHQGHQQQQQ; from the exons ATGAGCCTACTGGCTAGAACGGATATCGACGCTGGGGGATTCTTCGTCAACTTCAACCAGGATTGTTC ATCTTTAGCAGTGGGCTCGAAAAATGGATATAGCTTGTTTTCGTTGAACTCGGTCGATTCGAATCTGGACCAGATCTACACGAGCTACGGCGAGGATATCTGTCTAGTCGAGCGTCTCTTCAGCAGCTCTCTGGTTGCTGTCGTATCGTTGAATGCACCACGAAAACTCAAG GTTTGCCACTTTAAAAAGGGAACGGAAATATGCAATTACTCGTACTCGAACACCATTCTGGCGGTCAAACTGAACCGATCCCGACTGGTCGTTTGCCTGGAGGAAAGCCTCTATATACACAACATACGCGACATGAAGGTGGTGCACACGATACGCGACACACCGCCCAACAAGACGGGTCTGTGTGCACTTGCCTCGGACTCGGACCACTGCTATCTGGCCTACCCGGGCAGTGCGACCGTCGGTGAGGTTCAGATCTTCGATGCGGTAAATCTGCATGCGAAAATTATGATCCCGGCGCACGATTCGCCCCTGGCGGCTATCGCCTTCAGCCAGGTTGGCACGGAAATTGCGACGGCCAGCGAGAAGGGCACGGTCATCCGGGTATTTTCGGTGAGCGACGGTACGAAGCTGTTCGAGTTCCGGCGCGGAGTCAAGCGTTGCGTCTCGATAGCGTCTCTGGCGTTCAGCACCTGCTCGAAGTATCTGTGCTGCAGCTCGAACACGGAGACGGTGCACGTGTTCAAACTGGAGCGCAGCACGCCCGAAACCAGCGATGATCAGGGCGCCAAGGATCACTGGTATGGGTACATCAGCAAGGCAGTGTCGAGCTACCTGCCAATGGCCCTGCCATCCCAGGTGACGGATGTGTTTACCCAGGGGCGCGCTTTTGCGTCGGCGTTGCTACCCGTGGCTGGACTGCGACATTCCTGTGTCATCACCACGATTCAGAAGGCTCTAAG AATGTTGGTAGCATCCCAGGATGGATATTTCTACGTTTACCAACTACCTACGGAAGGAGGTGAGTGTCAGCTCATCAAAAAGCACGATCTCCGGAACATCGAACCACCACCGAATCCACCGAGAGCGG AGTCAGTTCCCATCGGTGTCCCCACAGTCGTACCATCCGGAGGGACGAGTTACGCAGCGACCGTGCGTGGAACTTCCGGCTCTAGTGCCGGCAGTGGGGGCGCTGGCTCTGTAGACGATGATCACCAAGgccatcaacagcagcagcaataa